The following proteins are co-located in the Plasmodium vinckei vinckei genome assembly, chromosome: PVVCY_11 genome:
- a CDS encoding CIR protein PIR protein: MESEVLCGFLNIADSYFIGKDVDTDRINDEPAIKNYCYNGGCKTNGERINALTIYILMLFRKSIDKDNYNDYDECFLLWISDKLFEIHNKSEDKDKNQNITLNEAYDKYLKKHKVIMDHWPLLDNIKGLKNAKLKDMSEFYKLLNKICITISDYNDAESNNITKNSEECSNQYMILHNRFSGCKSYLNLLNQLKYIYDEFRNTAMKEIKENKSITLHPLKTKDGVEIRSSRVFKSYDFNNPKCQSQKKKSPSPPQAGPSVLLHFSKEKPPPQPLNQLKDSQHKTPPSSQNSNALPKTKTEKSSSSSVQDASKINSKTSDNSEGNTREGSGDTGSSNSRSGNVDDGLNDQVGSGVENMNNGVKEPEAPSDGKGSQVSKADGTNGESVGTDIGKGGPEDGPGVGSGGLDNGQCIKDSKPGSSNSEIRNTGGKSSDKDSSGNTEDKKNLQTDQSITQGNSLKQHEGLSISGGSVDGVDDSTKHKGSTNKAMEKHQQNDSLESNLKEKPQDSQKETQQLQEPEQQQPQPSEQPKDNQRETSQPSVSQTGLTNEQRTSDIPPKGPSSEQKDPDDDTENRKSPQSDSKDHGQTPVINKRDSNDGPGGGTRGTSSVSGGQISNGSQRGANTSQQGKSGGSGHGTGNQGSSSHQGGDTGGDKGSQDGSDRKEGKPPTSNDPSPTQKDLNQQNSSDTSQTQEQRTSHDTSGNQNPDQTDQEGSQKIVSDPVIIPTNPECGIKGNGITGIDDGNVLKKYKKIVISIIVILMPITLTILYKYLSSGSRKELTRKKNMKKVINSIGGKKQIQIIIKSSNQKNNTKKSINSVYKEKSPSLNIYKLIQADPMPFINLFFLLIFFVYKRKRDTIE, encoded by the exons ATGGAAAGCGAAGTATtg TGTGGATTTCTTAATATAGCTGATAGTTATTTTATTGGTAAAGATGTCGATACGGATAGAATTAACGATGAACCAGCCATCAAAAATTATTGCTATAATGGTGGTTGTAAAACAAATGGAGAACGTATTAATGCTTTgaccatatatatacttatgcTATTCAGAAAATCAATAGATAAagataattataatgattATGATGAATGTTTCTTGTTATGGATAAgtgataaattatttgagATACACAACAAAAGCGAAGACAAGGACAAAAACCAAAATATTACTTTAAATGAAGCTTATgacaaatatttaaagaaaCATAAAGTAATAATGGATCATTGGCCTCTTTTGGATAATATAAAGGGTTTGAAAAATGCTAAACTTAAAGATATGAGcgaattttataaattacttaataaaatatgtataacaATTTCAGATTATAATGACGCTGAAAGTAATAACATTACTAAGAACTCTGAAGAATGTTCTAATCAATATATGATTCTTCACAATCGTTTTTCTGGATGCAAGTCATATCTTAATTTATTGAatcaattaaaatatatatatgatgaatTTAGAAATACTGCTATGAAagaaattaaagaaaacaaaTCAATTACTCTTCACCCACTTAAAACAAAAGATGGAGTAGAGATTCGATCGTCGAGAGTTTTTAAATCCTATGACTTTAATAATCCAAAATGTCAAtcccaaaaaaaaaaatctcCAAGCCCCCCCCAAGCGGGTCCATCAGTATTACtacatttttcaaaagAAAAACCACCGCCACAACCTTTAAACCAACTAAAAGATAGTCAACACAAAACACCACCATCTTCACAAAACAGTAATGCATTACCAAAAACTAAAACAGAAAAATCAAGTTCATCAAGTGTACAAGACGCTTCTAAAATTAATTCAAAGACTTCAGACAATAGTGAAGGAAATACAAGGGAAGGAAGTGGTGATACAGGAAGTTCAAATAGTAGATCCGGAAACGTTGATGATGGATTAAATGATCAAGTAGGTTCCGGTgttgaaaatatgaataatggAGTTAAAGAACCCGAAGCTCCAAGTGATGGGAAAGGCAGTCAAGTAAGTAAAGCTGATGGAACAAATGGTGAATCGGTTGGTACAGATATTGGAAAAGGAGGACCAGAAGATGGACCAGGAGTTGGATCAGGAGGTTTGGATAATGGGCAATGCATCAAAGATAGTAAACCAGGGAGTTCAAATAGTGAAATCAGAAATACTGGTGGTAAATCAAGTGATAAGGATTCATCGGGTAACACAGAAGATAAAAAGAATCTCCAAACTGATCAAAGTATTACACAAGGTAATTCGCTGAAGCAACACGAAGGTTTGAGTATATCAGGCGGTTCAGTAGATGGAGTAGATGATTCAACAAAACATAAAGGATCCACAAATAAGGCAATGGAAAAACATCAACAAAATGACTCTCTAGAATCAAATCTGAAAGAAAAACCACAAGATAGCCAGAAAGAAACACAACAACTACAAGAACCAGAACAACAACAGCCACAGCCTTCAGAACAACCAAAAGATAACCAACGTGAAACATCACAGCCATCTGTATCACAAACAGGGTTAACAAATGAACAAAGAACCTCAGATATACCACCAAAAGGTCCATCGAGTGAACAAAAAGATCCAGATGATGACACAGAAAATCGAAAGAGTCCCCAAAGTGATTCAAAGGACCATGGCCAAACTCCAGTTATCAATAAAAGAGATTCCAATGATGGGCCGGGTGGTGGAACAAGAGGCACAAGTAGTGTATCAGGTGGTCAAATATCTAATGGTAGCCAAAGAGGTGCAAATACCAGTCAACAAGGTAAAAGCGGTGGATCAGGTCATGGTACAGGTAATCAAGGAAGTTCAAGCCATCAAGGAGGAGATACAGGTGGCGATAAAGGAAGTCAAGATGGGTCAGACCGAAAAGAGGGTAAACCACCCACATCTAATGATCCATCACCCACTCAAAAAGATTTAAATCAACAAAATTCATCAGATACATCACAAACTCAAGAACAGAGAACGTCTCATGACACGTCTGGAAACCAAAATCCTGATCAAACCGATCAAGAAGGATCTCAAAAAATAGTGTCAGATCCAGTGATTATACCAACAAATCCTGAATGTGGAATAAAAGGAAATGGAATAACAGGAATAGATGATGgaaatgtattaaaaaaatacaaaaaaattgtaatttCAATTATAGTTATTCTAATGCCCATTACTTTAACTATTCTGTACAAg TATTTGTCATCTGGATCGAGAAAAGAATTGacgagaaaaaaaaacatgaaaaaggttataaattcaattggaggaaaaaaacaaatacaaataattataaaatcatctaatcaaaaaaataatactaaaAAATCTATAAATTCCGTTTATAAGGAAAAATCTCcatcattaaatatatacaaacttATACAGGCCGATCCTATgccatttattaatttattttttttgttaattttttttgtctataAAAGAAAACGAGACACCATAGaatga
- a CDS encoding fam-a protein, with protein MNKFYIQTALFILSIFSYANNGALAAEPAPGEDTKKQPLSPYATPEEIYEERKHLAYRGLNYTSEIELMNDATKQLEYYATTKDGYEPYLQNPTDSISYYIKKFDNETNIIKVHLNIYDSSQYNAIINRIWNPNAPNIFNKGRAEIGHIYNPNLMFIRQFCEKNSKGYQKYFYAFVSKTEISKDKTIIAMASVDINDWNPSNIEYKNPILERANSFKCTFEIVEHITNKKYITIYVNLAGYLIEKKGDALEVTYIESIKGHSSI; from the exons atgaataaattttatattcaaaccgctttatttattttaagcATTTTCTCATATGCAAATAATGGAGCCCTTGCAGCTGAGCCTGCTCCAGGAGAAgatacaaaaaaacaacCATTAAGTCCTTATGCTAC TCCAgaagaaatatatgaagAAAGGAAGCACTTAGCATATCGCGGTCTCAACTATACATCAGAGATCGAACTTATGAACGATGCTACAAAACAGTTAGAATACTATGCTACAACCAAAGATGGTTATGAAccatatttacaaaatccTACTGATAGTATATcttattacataaaaaaatttgacaACGAgacaaatattataaaagttcatttaaatatttatgattCCAGTCAG TATAATGCCATAATAAACAGGATATGGAATCCCAATGCCCccaatattttcaataaagGCCGTGCTGAAA tTGGCCATATTTACAATCCAAATTTAATGTTTATTCGCCAATTTTGCGAAAAAAATTCTAAAGGCTATCAGAAGTATTTTTATGCTTTCGTTTCAAAGACTGAA aTATCAAAGGACAAAACTATAATTGCCATGGCTTCAGTAGATATAAATGATTGGAACCCTTCCAatatagaatataaaaacccAATATTAGAACGTGCAAATTCATTCAAATGTACCTTTGAAATTGTCGAGCatattacaaataaaaaatatataacaatatatgTGAACTTAGCTGGATACCtcattgaaaaaaaaggcGATGCTCTTGAAGTCACCTATATCGAATCT ATTAAGGGACATTCTTCCATTTAA
- a CDS encoding CIR protein PIR protein: MAKPSCDIEKVYKEFGTIDSYFYEEENNGTTSLISKGLIDNYCHYENKSGNGNCHNDYFEMTSSSVIHLINNLKGKCGLDFDKLAEYAILWLSFKLNKKPQHKFAKLNDFYNSHIENNKCYNDIIKDSPSMTYKKIIDTKKDLMNIKEISKFDGPFSILYYLYYGISDVVIDCGENLKIANSFVNQFNDLNNDPNNKENSSYNKLLSTLSNDYNNLKKLYKKKSCDFPDPPGLTPQTSPVDNSVKVSGQTFGETSEGTSSNSLIASKLIPALLTFSVIPVFLGVAYKVNNK; this comes from the exons ATGGCAAAGCCAAGTTGTGATATTGAGAAAGTg taTAAAGAATTTGGTACGATCGATAGCTATTTTTATGAGGAGGAAAATAATGGAACAACATCTCTAATATCTAAAGGACTAATCGACAATTATTGTCATTACGAGAATAAATCAGGAAATGGTAATTGTCATAatgattattttgaaatgaCTAGTTCTAGTGTTATTCAtttgataaataatttaaaggGGAAGTGTGGTTTAGATTTTGATAAACTTGCCGAATACGCTATTTTATGGTTAAGTTTTAAACTAAATAAAAAGCCACAACATAAATTCGCcaaattaaatgatttttataatagtcatatagaaaataataagtgttataatgatataataaaagataGTCCTAGTATGACttataagaaaattatagatacaaaaaaagatttgatgaatattaaagaaatatcTAAATTTGATGGTCCATttagtatattatattatttgtattatggAATTAGTGATGTAGTTATTGATTGCGGagaaaatttgaaaattgCTAATAGTTTTGTTAATCAATTTAATGATCTCAATAATGATcctaataataaagaaaacagttcatataataaattgttaTCTACATTATCAAATGATtataacaatttaaaaaaattatataaaaagaaatcTTGCGATTTTCCAGATCCTCCAGGATTAACCCCCCAAACAAGTCCTGTAGATAATTCTGTAAAAGTTTCTGGGCAAACATTTGGGGAGACTTCTGAAGGTACATCATCAAATTCGTTGATAGCAAGCAAATTAATTCCAGCCTTATTGACATTTTCTGTAATACCAGTTTTCTTGGGAGTTGCTTATAAGGTAAATAATAAGTAA